In Pleomorphomonas sp. T1.2MG-36, a single window of DNA contains:
- the efeB gene encoding iron uptake transporter deferrochelatase/peroxidase subunit, giving the protein MVDPKDLRRSAHVLDRRRLLAGLGATAVGGSLAGTARSETMHHSVADAPVANAASPLDSVPYLGVHQAGVVNARPANGMVASFDVLARDADELEALFRTLTARIAFLTVGGPVPVLDPKLPPADSGLLGPVVRPDNLTITLSLGASLFDDRPWLAPFKPKHLERMMRFPNDALDADLCHGDLSIQICANTQDTTIHALRDIIKASSRQMILKWKQEGNVPVITPGPDGRAESARNFLGFRDGSANPDSSDATEMDRVVWVGQEEGEPAWAAGGSYQVVRIIRNFVERWDRTPFGEQERIMGRTKLAGAPLDRREGSEFDVPDYVRDPDGTATPMDAHIRLANARDEAAKANIILRRPFNYSNGVTRSGQLDQGLLFICYQADLQRGFVTVQRKLNGEPLEEYIKPVGGGFFFTLPGIRDAADYVGSSLIAAARGA; this is encoded by the coding sequence ATGGTCGATCCGAAAGATCTTCGGCGCTCTGCGCATGTCCTTGATCGCCGCCGGCTTTTGGCCGGGCTCGGCGCGACGGCGGTGGGCGGTTCGCTTGCCGGCACCGCTCGCTCCGAGACGATGCATCACTCGGTCGCCGATGCACCGGTGGCCAACGCGGCGAGCCCGCTCGACAGCGTTCCGTATCTTGGCGTCCATCAGGCCGGTGTCGTCAATGCCCGCCCGGCCAACGGCATGGTGGCGAGTTTCGACGTCCTGGCAAGGGATGCAGACGAACTTGAGGCGCTGTTTCGGACCCTCACGGCGCGCATCGCCTTCCTGACCGTGGGCGGGCCCGTGCCGGTGCTCGATCCGAAGCTGCCGCCCGCCGACTCCGGGCTGCTCGGGCCCGTGGTGCGGCCGGACAACCTGACCATCACCCTATCGCTCGGCGCGTCGCTCTTCGACGACAGGCCGTGGCTAGCGCCCTTCAAGCCAAAGCATCTCGAGCGGATGATGCGCTTTCCAAACGACGCGCTCGATGCCGATCTCTGTCACGGCGATCTGTCGATCCAGATTTGCGCCAACACGCAGGACACGACGATCCACGCGCTGAGGGACATCATCAAGGCGTCGAGCCGGCAGATGATCCTGAAGTGGAAGCAGGAAGGCAACGTGCCGGTGATCACGCCGGGGCCGGACGGTCGAGCCGAGAGCGCCCGCAACTTCCTCGGTTTCCGCGACGGATCGGCCAATCCGGACTCCTCGGATGCCACCGAGATGGATCGCGTTGTCTGGGTGGGCCAGGAGGAGGGCGAGCCGGCCTGGGCAGCCGGCGGCAGCTACCAGGTCGTCCGCATCATCCGCAATTTCGTCGAGCGCTGGGATCGCACGCCCTTCGGCGAGCAGGAGCGGATCATGGGCCGCACCAAGCTGGCCGGCGCGCCGCTCGATCGTCGGGAGGGCAGCGAGTTCGACGTGCCCGACTATGTCCGCGATCCCGATGGCACGGCGACGCCGATGGACGCCCATATCCGTCTCGCCAATGCACGCGACGAGGCGGCGAAGGCCAACATCATTCTCAGGCGGCCGTTCAACTATTCGAACGGCGTCACCCGCTCCGGTCAGCTCGACCAGGGCCTCCTGTTCATCTGCTATCAGGCGGATCTCCAGCGAGGCTTCGTCACCGTCCAGCGGAAGCTCAACGGCGAACCGCTTGAGGAATACATCAAGCCGGTCGGCGGCGGCTTCTTCTTCACGCTTCCCGGAATTCGCGACGCTGCCGATTACGTCGGCAGTTCGCTGATCGCCGCCGCGCGCGGTGCCTGA